A region from the Deltaproteobacteria bacterium genome encodes:
- a CDS encoding sugar kinase, producing MSLLVVGSMAFDSIKSPFGEVERVIGGSATYFSLAASYLAPVRLVSVVGRDFPKETIGMLSARGIDLSGLKVADGETFHWKGYYEFDLNTAHTVRTDLNVFRDFAPVLPAGWRDTPYVFLGNIDPRLQLDILAQVRDPKIVALDTMNFWIGKSPQLLREVIRNVHIVVINEAEIRELTGEFNLVKAARKVMHMGPGRVVIKRGEYGVLHLSDGELFAAPAYPLETIFDPTGAGDSFAGGFMGYLASRDGAPLTEMDYRLATMYGSAIASFTVEAFSTGRLEELSQEDIALRVSAFRSLTEFRV from the coding sequence ATGAGCCTTCTCGTCGTTGGATCGATGGCGTTCGACAGCATCAAGTCCCCGTTCGGGGAGGTCGAGCGCGTGATCGGGGGGTCCGCCACCTACTTTTCGCTGGCGGCCAGCTACCTCGCGCCCGTTCGGCTGGTCTCCGTGGTGGGGCGAGATTTCCCGAAGGAGACGATCGGCATGCTCTCCGCGCGCGGGATCGACCTTTCGGGGCTGAAGGTCGCCGACGGCGAGACGTTCCACTGGAAGGGGTATTACGAGTTCGACCTGAACACCGCGCACACGGTGCGGACCGACCTGAACGTGTTCCGGGATTTCGCGCCGGTCCTTCCGGCGGGGTGGCGGGACACGCCGTACGTGTTCCTCGGGAACATCGATCCGCGCCTCCAGCTCGACATCCTCGCCCAGGTGCGCGACCCGAAGATCGTCGCCCTCGACACGATGAACTTCTGGATCGGCAAGAGCCCCCAGCTGCTCCGCGAAGTGATCCGGAACGTCCACATCGTGGTGATCAACGAGGCGGAGATCCGGGAGCTCACCGGGGAGTTCAACCTGGTCAAGGCCGCCCGGAAGGTGATGCACATGGGGCCGGGGCGCGTGGTCATCAAGCGGGGGGAGTACGGGGTCCTGCACCTGTCCGACGGCGAGCTGTTCGCCGCCCCGGCGTATCCGCTGGAGACCATCTTCGACCCCACGGGGGCGGGCGACAGCTTCGCCGGCGGGTTCATGGGGTACCTCGCGTCGAGGGACGGGGCGCCGCTCACGGAGATGGATTACCGCCTGGCCACGATGTACGGCAGCGCGATCGCCTCGTTCACGGTGGAGGCGTTCAGCACCGGACGCCTCGAGGAGCTGTCGCAGGAGGACATCGCACTGCGCGTCTCCGCGTTCCGCTCCCTCACCGAATTCAGGGTCTGA
- the cyoE gene encoding protoheme IX farnesyltransferase, giving the protein MGERRAGGRFGLIPSSPLKPSAALLAKPGIVAAVTLAGFAGMVLARRGLPDARVAALTLSCILGAAGGSAALNTVLDEEMDRKMPRLSGRVRALRSVGRATTAGVAIAAVVASVGASAVFLNPTVSVLLAAAAVGYVVLYTLVWKRRSPYGTIPGAVPGALPVLIGYAAVRPSLGIDGVLLFLFLVLWQPPHFWALALRHGEEYRAAGVPVLPVAFGETYTKVLIFLYAAALPPVSLSLWALGGLSGRFGWAAAILGAGFLAVFYRDTVSTRRYGRAFAASIAYLVLVLASLLADLLLPAAI; this is encoded by the coding sequence GTGGGTGAACGCCGTGCGGGCGGAAGGTTCGGCCTTATCCCTTCCTCCCCTCTGAAACCGTCCGCCGCCCTGCTGGCCAAGCCGGGGATCGTCGCCGCGGTGACCCTGGCCGGGTTCGCCGGGATGGTCCTCGCCCGGAGGGGCCTCCCCGACGCCCGCGTCGCCGCCCTGACGCTGTCCTGCATCCTCGGGGCCGCGGGGGGATCCGCGGCGCTGAACACGGTCCTGGACGAGGAGATGGACCGGAAGATGCCCCGCCTCTCCGGTCGCGTCCGGGCGCTCCGTTCGGTCGGCCGCGCGACGACCGCCGGCGTGGCGATCGCCGCGGTCGTCGCCTCGGTCGGAGCCTCCGCCGTCTTTCTCAACCCGACGGTCTCCGTCCTGCTGGCGGCCGCCGCCGTCGGCTACGTCGTCCTGTACACGCTGGTGTGGAAGCGACGGTCGCCGTACGGGACCATCCCCGGCGCGGTCCCCGGCGCGCTGCCGGTCCTGATCGGGTACGCCGCCGTCCGACCCTCCCTCGGGATCGACGGAGTCCTCCTCTTCCTCTTCCTCGTCCTGTGGCAGCCGCCCCATTTCTGGGCGCTCGCGCTGCGGCACGGGGAGGAGTACCGGGCCGCGGGCGTGCCGGTGCTCCCGGTGGCGTTCGGCGAGACGTACACCAAGGTGCTGATCTTCCTCTACGCCGCGGCGCTGCCGCCCGTGTCGCTTTCCCTCTGGGCGCTCGGGGGACTGTCCGGCCGGTTCGGCTGGGCGGCGGCGATCCTGGGCGCCGGTTTCCTCGCCGTCTTCTACCGGGACACCGTTTCCACCCGCCGGTACGGACGCGCGTTCGCCGCCTCGATCGCCTACCTCGTCCTCGTCCTGGCGTCCCTGCTCGCGGATCTCCTCCTCCCCGCCGCCATCTAA
- the msrA gene encoding peptide-methionine (S)-S-oxide reductase MsrA, with protein sequence MKPHWHWILALIPPLAIVLAAASPAAEARAADGKLEKATFAGGCFWCMEHPFDELAGVVSVTSGYTGGWKKSPTYEEVSSGGTGHAEAVQVVFDPAKIPYAKLLEVFWRNIDPTTSDRQFCDVGNQYRSGIFFHGEEQRRAAEESLRDLEKRKPFPEKVVTGISPSGEFWPAEEYHQHYYRKNPIRYRYYRAACGRDARLKQLWGSK encoded by the coding sequence ATGAAACCGCATTGGCACTGGATCCTGGCGCTGATTCCGCCTCTGGCAATCGTCCTCGCGGCCGCTTCCCCCGCGGCGGAAGCCCGGGCCGCGGACGGAAAACTCGAGAAGGCCACCTTCGCGGGAGGGTGCTTCTGGTGCATGGAACATCCGTTCGACGAGTTGGCGGGGGTGGTCTCGGTGACTTCCGGCTACACGGGCGGTTGGAAGAAGAGTCCGACCTACGAGGAGGTTTCGTCCGGGGGCACCGGCCACGCGGAGGCCGTGCAGGTGGTGTTCGATCCGGCGAAGATCCCGTACGCGAAGCTGCTCGAGGTGTTCTGGCGCAACATCGACCCGACCACGTCCGATCGCCAGTTCTGCGACGTGGGGAACCAGTACCGGTCGGGGATCTTCTTCCACGGGGAGGAACAGCGGCGTGCGGCGGAGGAGTCGCTGCGCGATCTGGAGAAAAGGAAGCCGTTCCCCGAAAAGGTGGTGACCGGGATCTCCCCGTCGGGCGAGTTCTGGCCCGCGGAGGAGTACCACCAGCATTACTACCGGAAGAACCCGATCCGGTACCGGTACTACCGTGCGGCGTGCGGGAGGGACGCCCGGCTGAAGCAGCTCTGGGGTTCCAAGTGA